In a single window of the Mugil cephalus isolate CIBA_MC_2020 chromosome 6, CIBA_Mcephalus_1.1, whole genome shotgun sequence genome:
- the xpr1a gene encoding xenotropic and polytropic retrovirus receptor 1a: MKFAEHLSSHITPEWRKQYLQYEAFKEMLYAAQDQAPSVEVTDEDTVKRYYAKFEERFFQTCEKELLKINTFYSEKLAEAQRRSATLQNELQSSLDAQRESNAPPGLRKRKTMFHLSQEERCKHHNIKDLKLAFSEFYLSLILLQNYQNLNFTGFRKILKKHDKILDTPRGADWRVAHVEVAPFYTCKKITQLISETEAIVTTELEGGDRQRAMKRLRVPPLGAAQPALAWTTFRVGLYCGFFIILAIAFILSGVAFIHNENMWPLVRIYRGGFLLIQFLFLLGINTYGWRQAGVNHVLIFEINPRNNLSHQHLFEIAGFLGVLWCLSILSCVYSDYIYIPMQINPLILYGFMVLFLINPFKTCYYKSRFWLLKLLFRVFTAPFHRVEFADFWLADQLNSLVFVLMDLEYLICFYIFELQWSDSKGLLPNVKDPSEFVCHSYSYGLRAIIQCLPAWFRFIQCLRRYRDTKRAFPHLVNAGKYSTTFFVVTFAALYATHREQGHTDADMFFYLLIVFSTISSLYTLIWDLRMDWGLFDRGAGENTFLREEIVYPHKAYYYCAIIEDVILRFAWTIQISLTTMTSFPSVGDTVATVLAPLEVFRRFVWNFFRLENEHLNNCGEFRAVRDISVAPLNADDQTLLEQMMDQEDGVRNRSGKKTWKRSYSLSLRRPLLSSSQSKKDTKVLIEDTDDEAFS, from the exons tcacaGATGAAGACACAGTGAAGAGATATTACGCTAAATTTGAAGAGAGGTTTTTCCAGACCTGTGAGAAAGAGCTTCTGAAAATCAACACATTCTATTCAG AAAAACTTGCTGAAGCCCAGAGACGATCTGCCACACTGCAGAATGAACTGCAGTCGTCACTGGACGCTCAGCGCGAGAGCAATGCTCCGCCCGGCCTGCGGAAACGAAAGACGATGTTCCACCTGTCGCAGGAGGAGCGCTGCAAACACCACAACATCAAGGACCTGAAGCTAGCCTTCAGCGAGTTCTACCTCAGCCTCATCCTGCTCCAGAACTACCAG AACCTGAACTTCACTGGTTTCCGTAAGATCCTGAAGAAACATGACAAGATCCTGGATACTCCTCGTGGGGCCGACTGGCGTGTGGCCCACGTGGAGGTGGCGCCTTTCTACACATGCAAGAAGATCACACAGCTCATCTCTGAGACGGAG GCCATCGTGACCACAGAGCTGGAGGGAGGAGATCGCCAGAGGGCCATGAAGAGGCTGAGAGTTCCTCCACTGGGGGCAGCTCAG CCTGCTTTGGCCTGGACAACCTTTCGCGTGGGTCTCTACTGCGGCTTCTTCATCATTCTTGCCATCGCCTTCATTCTCTCCG GTGTTGCGTTTATCCACAACGAGAACATGTGGCCCCTGGTGCGGATCTATAGGGGCGGTTTCCTTTTGATCCAGTTCCTCTTCCTGTTGGGCATCAACACGTATGGATGGAGGCAGGCTGGAGTCAACCACGTCCTGATTTTTGAGATCAATCCCAGAAACAACCTCTCACACCAACACCTGTTTGAG ATTGCTGGCTTCCTGGGCGTGCTGTGGTGTCTCAGCATCCTCTCCTGTGTCTACTCAGACTACATCTACATACCGATGCAGATCAACCCTCTCATCCTTTATGGCTTCATGGTGCTTTTCCTCATCAACCCCTTCAAGACCTGCTACTACAAATCCCGTTTCTGGCTCTTGAAGCTGCTG TTCCGTGTGTTCACCGCACCGTTTCACCGAGTTGAATTTGCAGACTTCTGGCTGGCCGATCAGCTCAACTCTCTAGTGTTTGTTCTGATGGACCTGGAGTATCTCATCTGCTTCTACATCTTCGAGCTGCAGTGGAGCGACAGCAAGGGCCTGCTACCCAATGTCAAAG ATCCCAGTGAATTCGTGTGTCACAGCTACTCGTACGGTCTGCGCGCCATCATCCAGTGTCTGCCTGCTTGGTTCCGCTTCATCCAATGCCTGAGGCGTTACCGTGACACCAAGAGGGCCTTCCCGCACCTGGTGAATGCTGGGAAATATTCTACCACCTTCTTTGTCGTCACCTTCGCTGCCCTCTACGCCACGCACCGAG aaCAAGGACACACGGACGCTGACATGTTCTTCTACCTGCTGATCGTGTTCTCCACCATCAGCTCCCTCTACACCCTGATCTGGGATCTGCGTATGGACTGGGGTCTGTTTGACCGCGGAGCAGGGGAAAACACCTTCCTCAGAGAAGAGATAGTTTACCCACACAAG GCCTACTACTATTGTGCTATTATAGAAGACGTGATCCTACGTTTTGCCTGGACCATCCAGATTTCTCTGACCACAATGACCAGCTTCCCCTCTGTGGGCGACACGGTAGCCACCGTGCTGGCTCCTCTTGAGGTCTTCAG GCGTTTTGTCTGGAACTTCTTCCGTCTGGAGAACGAGCACCTGAATAACTGTGGTGAGTTTCGTGCTGTAAGGGATATCTCTGTGGCGCCACTCAACGCCGACGACCAGACGCTGCTGGAGCAGATGATGGATCAGGAGGATGGAGTGCGAAACCGCTCAGGCAAAAAGACCTGGAAGAGGTCCTACAGCCTGTCACTGCGACGCCCCCTGCTGTCCTCCTCACA atcCAAGAAGGATACAAAGGTGCTAATTGAAGATACGGATGACGAGGCCTTCAGCTGA